Below is a window of Corallococcus silvisoli DNA.
CGCTCTTCACCCCCCTGGCCCTGCTGACGCTCGACTCCGGGAGCTGGGAGACGCGCGGCAGTCCCACCACGGCGCCCGCGCCCTCCCCTGTCGCCAATCCCGCCCCCGCGAAGCTCACCTCCAACTCCGCAGGAGAGGGAACCCCGTCATGAATCAGCAGATCGCCAACCGGCTCAACTCCGTCGCCGTGTCCACCTACAAGGTCATGGGCTCGGTGCTCCTGGGGTTGATCCTGGTGGGCCTGATGTCCTTCCTCGCCGTGCAGGGCTTCTTCCTGGCGAGCAGCGGCTGGGTGACGCCCACCATCCTGTCGCCCACGGATCCCAACGTCCTCCAGCTCAACGCGCAGGCGGCGCAGCAGGAGTCGGAGCGCGACGCGCTCATGGCCAAGCGGCGGGAGACCGCCGACCGGCTGCAAGAGGCCGAGCGCACCGCGGCCACGGAGCGGTCCTTCCAGCAGCGCTTCCTCGTGGCCCTCCGGGGCGAGAAGATCTCCCGCGAACGGCTGTCGCGGCGGCTGTCCGCGCTGCGCCAGGAGTACCTGCGCGCGGGCGGGGAGATCGCCGAATCCAACCGCGCCTACAGCGGCCTGGCGCGCACGCGCACGAGCGCGCTCTTTGGCGCGAAGCTGCTGGAGCGCGAGGACGTGCTCACCGTCAACCACCACCTGGCGCAGATGGCGCAGAGCAACCTGTCGCTCGCGCAGGAGACGGTGGACCTGGACATGCGGCTGGACACGCTCCGGCGCGAGCGCCAGGGACTCACCGCCGCGGAGAACGGCCTGGGCCAGGACGATGCGCCGGAGGGCCTGACGACGGACACGCTGCTGCTGGAGCGTGAGTACACGCAGTCGGTGCTCGCGCTGGCGCGCGCGGAGGCCCAGCGAAAGAGCCTGGAGGAGGACGTGCGCGCCCTGGACGATCGCATCCGGCGCTTCAACCAGCTGCTGCTGGTGCTGCACGGCTCGCCCTACCTGAAGGCCCTGGAGCAGAACCTCACCGTGGCCTTCGTGCCCTACGAGAACCTGACCAACGCACGCGCCGGCACCCCGCTCTACACCTGCGCGCTGAAGCTGCTGTGGTGCCGCGAGGTGGGCGTGGTGGGGCCCGTCCTGGAGGGTGAGGTCAGCCAGCAGCACCCCATCCGCCAGTACCACTTGCGAGGCGTGATGGTGGAACTCCAGCTTCGCGATGCTCCCAGCGCACGAGAGCCGCTGCTCCACCTGGGCCACCCCCCGTTGATGTTGTGAGCCCTTCTTGAGAATGGAAATGGAGCGGAGGATGCGGACGAGCTTCGCGACAGGAGCCCTGCTGGGCCTTGGGCTGTGGGCGAACATGGCCGCGGCGGCCGGGGAAGAAGGGACGGTGCGGACCCACGCCGACCCGGCGCGTGGTTACTGCGAGCGCGTGCGCGGCACGTCCCGCGCGGAGGCCGCGCTGGAGCTGGCGCCGGAGGTGTTCGCCAGCATCGGCGCGGTGAACGCGGGCGACGCGCAGGGCGGCTCGGACGAGACCCCGCTGGGCTCGCCCAAGCTGCGGGTGACGGCGGGGCTGGGCTATGACTTCGTGGGCATCTACCGCGGACGCACGTTGCACTCCCGCGCGGAGGCCGAGTGCCGGCGCTACCAGGCGCTCGCCGCGCTCCAGAGCGCCGTGGAACAGGGGGCGCGGCTGGGCGAGGCGGCGGCGCTGGACGCCCGGGCCCAGGCGCTGGCCACCTCCCTGCCTCGCGCGGAGGCGCTGGTGGCCGCTGTGCGGGACGACCTGGTCGGCGGTGGCGCCACGCTGGAGGAGCTCAACGCGCTCCAGGTGCGCCTGGACCACCTGCGCTCGCTCGCCCGCGACACCACCCGCGCCCGGGAGCAGCTGGCGCTCCAGCCGGGGCCGCCCGCGGGCCAGTCCCTGGGCGCGCTCCTCACCGCCTTCGAGGCCGCGGATGATCAGGTGGAGGCGTTGACGGGAGGCCTGCGCAAGGCACGGGCATGGCGGGTGAGCGCGCGCGGCGGCTACGACGAGGTCTTCAACGTCGACCAGAAGACGCCGCTCTTCGGCCAGCTCACGCTGGGCTACAACCTGGGCAACCTGTGGCAGGGCAAGGCCAACGCGCAGGCGCGCGAGGGCCGCCGCCAGGAGGCGCGCGACGCGGTGGACGGCGCGCCCCGGCAGGTGCGGCAGCTGCTGGGCGAGCTGCGCATCACCGAGCGGACCGAGCAGCAGCGGCTGGGCGAGGTGTCCACGCTGGTGTCGGACCTCCAGGGGCAGCTGCGCGAGGTGGAGCAGTTGGAGACGCATCAGGTGCGCCGCTTCCGGGACTACCTCCACCTGGAGCTGGCGCGGCTCCAGGCCGAGCAGGCCTACCTGGGCGCGCACCTGGAGACGCTCCGGTCCCTGCTCGCGGGAGCGGACTCGTGAGAGAAGCCCGGCAACGGCGGCTGGTTGCGTTCGGAACGTCGGGCGTCTTGATGCTGTGGGCGGGCGGGCTGCTCCTGAGCCACGGCGCGTGTAGCGGAACGAGGTCTTCCATGAAGCCACCGGTGACCTCCCGCGAGCCGGCACCGCCCGCGCGCCCTCCGTCCCCGGGAGACGGCAGGTGGGCGTCCGTCACGCGGGAGCAGCTGCACATCACGCAGGGCGCGGTCGCGGAGCAGGCGCAGGCGCGGCTCGTCGCGGAAGGGACGCAGTTCACCATCGAGGGCCCCCGCCAGCGCGCGGTCATTCCAGAGACGACGGGCGACGACGTGGAGCTGCGCTTCACCTGGCTGGGCGTCACCGACAAGGTGATTCCCCTGGCCTCCGGCGAGCTGCGGGAACAGGTGGGCCTCAAGCTGCGCGCGCAGGACGGCTGCAACGTCATCTACGCCATGTGGCGCATCGCCCCTTCGGCGGGCATCGTGGTCAACTTCAAGCGCAACCCCGACGACCACCAGAGCGGCGAGTGCGGCAACGCCGGCTACACCACCATCCGCCCGCGCTTCATGGAGCCGCTGGACAAGCTGGCCCAGGGGGATGCGCACTCGCTGCGCGCCCGCATCGCCGCGGACGTGCTGACGGTCTACGCGGACGGCATCCGCGTCTGGGAAGGCATCCTCCCCGCCGACGCCCTCTCCCTGGAGGGCCCCGCCGGGATGCGCACCGACAACGCGCGCGTGCGCTTCGAACTGCTCGTCCCCCAGGCGGCCGGGCCCACCTCTCATCTCTGAAGGGGGCTGTCAGGAAGTACCCCAGACCGGGCGAATCTCCGGCCAGCCCCCCTTGCGTGGGAAATCCGGGCGTGGGTTCCTGCGATGGATGCACGACCGCGACTCGCTGGTTTCGTTGCTCCGTCCCCCTCAGGGCCTGGATGCGCTGGAAGACGCGCTCCGCCGGGACCTGGACATCCTCGCCTATCCGTCCCGGAGCTGGGTGCCGCCCCGCTCCGCGCCGGACGGACGCCCCATCCTGGACGCGCTCATCGTGGGCGGAGGCCAGAGCGGGCTGGGCGCCGCGTTCGGGCTGATGCGCGAGCGGGTGACGAACCTCCGCGTGCTGGACGACGGCAGGGATGGGTTCCACGGCCCCTGGAAGACGTTCGCGCGGATGCTCACCCTGCGCACGCCCAAGTACCTCACCGGTCCGGACTACAACATCCCCAACCTCTCCTTCCGCGCCTGGTACGAGGCGCAGCACGGCGAGGAGGGCTTCCGGCAGGTGGCCCTCATCCCGAAGGAGCTGTGGGCGGACTACCTGCTCTGGTACCGCCGCGTGCTCGGCATCCCCGTGACGTGCGGCACGAAGGCCGGCGCGCTGCACTGGCGCGCGGACCTGGACTGCTTCGAGGTGCCCGCCACCCACGCCGGCGAGACGCAGACGCTGCTCGCGCGCAAGGTGGTGCTGGCCACCGGCATCGACGGCTCCGGCCGCTGGGAGGCGCCCCCGGAGGTGCGCGCCCTGCCGCGCTCGCTCTGGGCGCACACGCATGACCCCATCGACTTCGAGTCCCTGCGGGGCAAGCGCGTCGGGGTGCTGGGCGCGGGGGCGTCCGCGTTCGACAACGCGTCGGTGGCGCTGGAGACAGGCGCGGGACAGGTGGACCTGTTCTACCGGCGCAAGAAGCTGCCCAACGTGAACCCCTACCGCTGGGCGGAGTTCGCGGGCTTCCTGCGCCACCACGGCGACCTGCCGGACGCCCAGCGCTGGCGCTTCATCCGGCAGATCATCGAGATGGGCCAGCTGCCGCCGCGCGACACCTTCGAGCGCGCCCGCCGCCACCCCCATTTCCACCTGCACGCGGCCAGCCCCTGGGTGGAGGTGCGGGAGCAGGAGGGACAGGCCGTCGTGCACACCCCGCATGCGACGCACACGTTCGACTTCCTCATCATCGCGTCCGGCTTCACCACGGACCTGTCGCTGCGCCCGGAGCTGGCGGAGCTGCACCCGCACATCGCGCTGTGGCAGGACCGCTTCACGCCGCCGGAGAACGAGCAGCACGCGGACCTGCTGCGCCACCCGTACCTGGGCCCCGCCTTCCAGTTCCAGGAGAAGCGGCCGGGCACGGCGCCCTGGATTGGCGGCGTGTTCAACTACACCTTCGGGTGCCTGCTCTCGCTGGGCTTTGGCGGCGCGAGCATCTCCGGCATGAAGTACAGCCTGCCCCGGCTGGTGGGCGGCATCACCCAACAGCTCTACCTGGATGACAGCGAGCGCCACTTCCGCGCGCTCGCGGACTACGCCCTGACGGAGTTCGAGCCGTGAGTTCTTCCCTGACGGTGTTTCGCAGCGAGCGCGTGGTGACGCCCGAAGGCACGCGCGCCGCGGCGGTGGTGGTGCGCGACGGGCGCATCGAAGGCATCCACGCGACGGTGGACGTGCCCAGGGACGCGCAGGTGGTGGACCTGGGCCGGGACGCGCTGCTGCCCGGCATCGTGGACAGCCACGCGCACATCAACGAGCCCGGCCGCACGGACTGGGAAGGCTTCGCCACGGCGACCGCGGCGGCGGCGGCGGGCGGCATCACCACCGTGGTGGACATGCCGCTCAACTCCATCCCGGCGACCACCACGCTGGGCGCGCTGCGCACCAAGGCCGAGGCCGCGGCGGGCCAGTGCGCCATCGACTACGGCCTGTGGGGCGGCGTCATCCCGGGCAACGCGGGCGAGCTCCAGGCGATGGTCGACGCGGGCGCCCCCGGCTTCAAGTGCTTCCTCGTGCACTCGGGCGTGGACGAGTTCCCCGCCGCCACGCGCGAGGTGCTGGACGTGGCGATGCCCCTCCTGGCGAAGGCGGGCGTGCCGCTGCTGGTGCACGCCGAGCTGACCGACCACGAGCCCCCCTTCGCGGGCGACGTGCGCGCCTACGCCAGCTACCTGGCGTCGCGCCCCGCCGCGTGGGAGGTGGACGCCATCCGGATGATGATCGACCTGTGCCGGAAGCACCGGGCGCCCGTGCACATCGTCCACCTGTCCGCGGCGGACGCGCTGGACGACATCGCGAAGGCGAAGGCGGAAGGGCTGCCCTTCACGGTGGAGACGTGCCCGCATTACCTGACCTTCAGCGCGGAGGAGATTGAAGCGGGCGCCACGCATTTCAAGTGCGCCCCGCCCATCCGCGAGGCGGCGAACCGCGAGCGGCTGTGGAGCGCGGTGAAGAGCGGCCTCATCGACCTGGTGGTCTCGGACCACTCGCCCTGCACCCCCGCGCTCAAGAAGCTGGAGGCCGGGGACTTCTCCGGCGCCTGGGGCGGCATCGCCGGGTTGCAGCTGAGCGTGTCGGCGGTGTGGACGGGCATGCGTGCCCATGGGCTGGGCCTGGACGTGCTGGTGGAGCGCATGGCGCACCGCACCGCGAAGCTGGCCGGTCTGTCGGGGCGCAAGGGGGCCCTGAAGCCCGGGCTGGACGCGGACTTCGTCGTCTTCGCCCCGGAGGCGCGCTTCAAGGTGGCCCCGGAGGACATCCGCCACCGGCACCGGCTGACGCCCTATGCGGGACGTGAGCTGGAGGGCCGCGTGATGAGGACATACCTGCGCGGCCAGCGTATCTTCGACGCCACCGAGGGACTGACGGGCCCGCGCATCGGGCAGTGGCTGCCGCGCGGCTAGCCCCAGCAGTCCGGGAGAGGAAAACCGATGCAAGCCGAAGCACCCGGGGCGATGCACGTCGCCTTCGCCGACCTGATTGACCTCGCCGCACGCAAGGTGGGTGGCAGAGCCCTCCTGGCCAACGATGAGTTCTTCGCGCCCAAGGAAGCGATGCTGGAGCCCGGGCGCGGCGTCTTCATCGCGGACAAGTACACGGAGCGCGGCAAGTGGATGGACGGCTGGGAGACGCGCCGCAAGCGCGTGCCCGGCTACGACTGGTGCATCGTGAAGCTGGGCCTGCCCGGCGCCATCCACGGCATCGACGTGGACACGAACCACTTCCTCGGCAACTTCCCGGAGTACGCCTCCCTGGAGGCGTGCGAGGTGGACGGGGACCCGACGCCGGAGTCGCTGGCGGAGGACGTGTCGCGCTGGACGGAGCTGGTGCCGAAGTCGCGGCTGCGGGGCGGCTCCCGCAACCTCTTCGCGGTGGCGAACGAGCGGCGCTTCACCCACGTGCGCCTCAACATCTTCCCGGACGGCGGCGTCGCGCGCCTGCGCGTGCACGGGCAGGTGCTGCCGGACTGGCACGCGCTGAAGAAGGCGGGGCTGGTGGACCTGGCGGCGGCGGCGAACGGCGGCTCCGTCGTCACGTGCAACGATCAGTTCTTCGGCACCAAGGACAACCTCATCTTCCCGGGCCGCGCGGCGAACATGGGCGAGGGCTGGGAGACGCGCCGCAAGCGCGTGCCGGGCTTCGACTGGATCGTCGTGAAGCTGGCCACGGCGGGCACGCTGCGCCGCGCGGAGGTGGACACCCACTACTTCAAGGGCAACTTCCCGGACCGCTGCTCGCTGGAGGGCATCCACCTGGAGGAGCCGCTGCTGGACTTCGCCAACGCGACGAACCTGGCGTGGAAGGAGCTCTTGCCGCAGTCGAAGCTCCAGGCGGACCACTGCCACGTCTTCGAGAAGGAGCTGAAGGACGTGGGCCCCATCACCCACGTGCGCCTCAACATCTTCCCGGACGGCGGCGTCAGCAGGCTGCGCCTCTTCGGAGAGCCGGCGTGAGCACACCGCTGGAGCGCCTGAACACCGCGACGACGGAGGAGGCCACCCAGGCGCTCACCCGCTGCTGCGGCAGCACGCGCTGGGTGCGGCGGATGCTGGCCGTCCGCCCCTTCCGCGACGCGGAGCACCTGTACGCGGAGGCCGCCGACGCCTGGGCGCTCACGGGGCCGGAGGACTGGAAGGAGGCCTTCACGCACCACCCGCGCATCGGCGACGTGGCGAAGCTGCGGGAGAAGTTCGCCTCCACCGCGCAGTGGTCATCCCAGGAGCAGCAGGGCGTGGCCGCCGCGGGCGAGCGCGTGCTGGAGGCGCTGGCCCAGGGCAACCGCGACTACGAGGCCCGCTACGGCTTCATCTTCCTGGTCTGCGCCACGGGCAAGAGCGCGGCCCAGATGCTCGAGCTGCTCCAGGGCCGCATGGACCACGCCCCCGACGTGGAGCTGCGCATCGCGGCCGGGGAGCAGGCGAAGATC
It encodes the following:
- the alc gene encoding allantoicase, with protein sequence MQAEAPGAMHVAFADLIDLAARKVGGRALLANDEFFAPKEAMLEPGRGVFIADKYTERGKWMDGWETRRKRVPGYDWCIVKLGLPGAIHGIDVDTNHFLGNFPEYASLEACEVDGDPTPESLAEDVSRWTELVPKSRLRGGSRNLFAVANERRFTHVRLNIFPDGGVARLRVHGQVLPDWHALKKAGLVDLAAAANGGSVVTCNDQFFGTKDNLIFPGRAANMGEGWETRRKRVPGFDWIVVKLATAGTLRRAEVDTHYFKGNFPDRCSLEGIHLEEPLLDFANATNLAWKELLPQSKLQADHCHVFEKELKDVGPITHVRLNIFPDGGVSRLRLFGEPA
- a CDS encoding FAD/NAD(P)-binding protein, encoding MHDRDSLVSLLRPPQGLDALEDALRRDLDILAYPSRSWVPPRSAPDGRPILDALIVGGGQSGLGAAFGLMRERVTNLRVLDDGRDGFHGPWKTFARMLTLRTPKYLTGPDYNIPNLSFRAWYEAQHGEEGFRQVALIPKELWADYLLWYRRVLGIPVTCGTKAGALHWRADLDCFEVPATHAGETQTLLARKVVLATGIDGSGRWEAPPEVRALPRSLWAHTHDPIDFESLRGKRVGVLGAGASAFDNASVALETGAGQVDLFYRRKKLPNVNPYRWAEFAGFLRHHGDLPDAQRWRFIRQIIEMGQLPPRDTFERARRHPHFHLHAASPWVEVREQEGQAVVHTPHATHTFDFLIIASGFTTDLSLRPELAELHPHIALWQDRFTPPENEQHADLLRHPYLGPAFQFQEKRPGTAPWIGGVFNYTFGCLLSLGFGGASISGMKYSLPRLVGGITQQLYLDDSERHFRALADYALTEFEP
- the uraD gene encoding 2-oxo-4-hydroxy-4-carboxy-5-ureidoimidazoline decarboxylase — translated: MSTPLERLNTATTEEATQALTRCCGSTRWVRRMLAVRPFRDAEHLYAEAADAWALTGPEDWKEAFTHHPRIGDVAKLREKFASTAQWSSQEQQGVAAAGERVLEALAQGNRDYEARYGFIFLVCATGKSAAQMLELLQGRMDHAPDVELRIAAGEQAKITRIRLEKLLAS
- the allB gene encoding allantoinase AllB; the protein is MSSSLTVFRSERVVTPEGTRAAAVVVRDGRIEGIHATVDVPRDAQVVDLGRDALLPGIVDSHAHINEPGRTDWEGFATATAAAAAGGITTVVDMPLNSIPATTTLGALRTKAEAAAGQCAIDYGLWGGVIPGNAGELQAMVDAGAPGFKCFLVHSGVDEFPAATREVLDVAMPLLAKAGVPLLVHAELTDHEPPFAGDVRAYASYLASRPAAWEVDAIRMMIDLCRKHRAPVHIVHLSAADALDDIAKAKAEGLPFTVETCPHYLTFSAEEIEAGATHFKCAPPIREAANRERLWSAVKSGLIDLVVSDHSPCTPALKKLEAGDFSGAWGGIAGLQLSVSAVWTGMRAHGLGLDVLVERMAHRTAKLAGLSGRKGALKPGLDADFVVFAPEARFKVAPEDIRHRHRLTPYAGRELEGRVMRTYLRGQRIFDATEGLTGPRIGQWLPRG